TAGAGCGCCTCGTATTCGTCGATCATCCGGCTGGCGTCGCAGCGACGCGCGGCACTCTCCCGGCAGGCCTGCCGGTCCAGTTGCTGGGCAGCCAAGGCTGCCTTCGCCAGGGAGACCGGATCATCCGGCGTTGCGAGGACGCCGGTGGCGGCATCGAGCAGTTCAGGTATGGCGCCTCGCGCAAAGGCGGCCACGGGAACGCCGCAGGCCAGGGCTTCGGCGACGACCAGGCCATAGGGCTCTTCCCAGCACGGCGTGCACAGGAAGGTCCGTGCGCCACCGATGACGCCTGCAAGCTCAGAATGCGGAAGGTGTCCGAGGTACCTGACCCGTTCATCGAGATTCGGGGCGATCTGCCGATCGAAATAATCCTGATCGGAGATGGGGCCGGCGATCAGCAATGTCGCTCCTGCCAGATCGGCCGCTGCGATGGCGTGATCGAGGCCCTTTTCCGGAACAATCCGTCCATACCAGACCCAGTAGGGCGGGACGGCCGCGTGCGCCCTGAACGAGAAGCGGTTCAGGTCGATGCCATTCATGATGACGTGGTCGATGGGAGCGACCCGGCTCCAGGTTCGCCGGATCGACTCCGATACGGCCACGAAGGTCGCATGCGGCGCCTTGCACAGCCGCACTCCGCTTTCGAGCCAGGCGAAGGGCGGCGTGTGAAGCGTCGTCACCATCGGCATTGGCAATGCGTCAGCCATGGCAACGGGCAGATAGTGCAGCGAGTTGTTGTGGATCAGATCGAAGGCGCGATGCCTCAATCCGTTCATGAGCGACAGATAGGCGTGATGCTCCTGGAAGAAGACTTTATCGGGAGCCTCGTCACAGCCGATCTCGGTCAGCGACGTCTCATCGCAGATCGCCTCGACGCTCGCTTCCGGTTCGGATCGCGATGAAGCGAACACGGTGACATCATGACCGCGATGCTGGAGCGCGCTCTGTAACATCGAGGTGTGCATTTCCAGGCCGCCCGCGAATGGCTCCCGG
This portion of the Bosea sp. OAE506 genome encodes:
- a CDS encoding glycosyltransferase, with the translated sequence MRIGIVAHLKHAIREPFAGGLEMHTSMLQSALQHRGHDVTVFASSRSEPEASVEAICDETSLTEIGCDEAPDKVFFQEHHAYLSLMNGLRHRAFDLIHNNSLHYLPVAMADALPMPMVTTLHTPPFAWLESGVRLCKAPHATFVAVSESIRRTWSRVAPIDHVIMNGIDLNRFSFRAHAAVPPYWVWYGRIVPEKGLDHAIAAADLAGATLLIAGPISDQDYFDRQIAPNLDERVRYLGHLPHSELAGVIGGARTFLCTPCWEEPYGLVVAEALACGVPVAAFARGAIPELLDAATGVLATPDDPVSLAKAALAAQQLDRQACRESAARRCDASRMIDEYEALYVDLIERASARDPETKFAA